A window of Rhizobium acidisoli contains these coding sequences:
- a CDS encoding L,D-transpeptidase: MTISRRGFLIALPLFVAGCSSTGLNSQTNYAALPDEKFPLKQVPIDKIKPELRRQEVAYETTHAAGTVVVDTPARRAYYVLGDGRAVRYGVGVGREGLAFAGNAYIGRKAEWPSWTPTENMQRREERYRKLAGGMPGGPNNPLGARAMYLYRGGGDTHFRIHGTNQPQSIGLAMSSGCIRMMNHDVIDLYSRVEVGARVVVIQA, translated from the coding sequence ATGACGATCTCCCGCCGGGGCTTCCTGATCGCTCTGCCGCTTTTTGTCGCCGGCTGCTCTTCGACTGGTCTCAACAGCCAGACGAATTACGCCGCACTTCCGGATGAAAAATTCCCGTTGAAGCAGGTGCCGATCGACAAGATCAAGCCGGAGCTGCGCCGCCAGGAAGTGGCCTATGAAACCACCCATGCAGCCGGCACGGTGGTCGTCGATACTCCCGCGCGCCGCGCCTACTACGTGCTTGGCGACGGCAGGGCGGTGCGTTACGGCGTCGGCGTCGGTCGCGAGGGACTGGCCTTTGCCGGCAACGCCTATATCGGCCGCAAGGCGGAGTGGCCGAGCTGGACGCCCACCGAAAACATGCAGCGTCGCGAAGAGCGCTATCGCAAGCTCGCCGGCGGCATGCCGGGCGGCCCGAACAACCCGCTCGGCGCACGCGCCATGTATCTCTATCGCGGCGGCGGCGACACGCACTTCCGCATCCACGGCACCAACCAGCCGCAATCGATCGGTCTGGCCATGTCGAGCGGCTGTATCCGCATGATGAACCACGACGTGATCGACCTCTATAGCCGCGTCGAAGTCGGCGCCAGGGTCGTCGTCATCCAGGCGTGA